From the genome of Pelmatolapia mariae isolate MD_Pm_ZW linkage group LG12, Pm_UMD_F_2, whole genome shotgun sequence, one region includes:
- the LOC134638243 gene encoding arrestin domain-containing protein 3-like: MSLIKDFHLTFETTNEDGSYSEGDTIVGTVSFRLTTNVSVKSLTVKAKGDAKTKWTEGVGKFQMTFTSKKRYFKVKEPLLEDNGKGTSLPKGVHTFRFGLKIPEGSMPSSFKGVDGKIVYMCEAKISRSWWWPSKVKKKINFISKTFQQFWEGMHPQSGTVSKNIGGLSQGRVQMSATIDRNVCTPGETLSIVAKICNSSSKNTRPKIKLEQKTVYRSKYNTEKLLKNLFKEAGRTISPNSEQTVSCQLKIPDDTISTILNCEIISVEYYVKVSLDISFAFDPEVVFPLIIVPSRFAAIQPGEAVGPNPPGTTETTSCSDVSSPVLDAELDPRPKEPGACHYPSPDPTQHII, translated from the exons ATGTCTTTGATAAAGGACTTTCATTTGACTTTTGAAACGACTAATGAAGACGGTAGTTATTCTGAAGGAGATACTATAGTGGGCACAGTTAGTTTCAGACTGACAACAAATGTCAGCGTTAAAAGCCTCACTGTAAAAGCCAAAGGAGATGCAAAGACAAAATGGACAGAAGGAGTAGGAAAGTTCCAGATGACGTTCACTTCAAAAAAGAGATATTTCAAAGTAAAGGAACCCTTACTGGAAGACAATGGTAAAG GCACTTCACTTCCGAAAGGAGTTCACACTTTTAGGTTCGGACTCAAAATCCCAGAGGG GAGCATGCCTTCATCCTTCAAGGGGGTAGATGGAAAAATTGTGTACATGTGTGAAGCAAAAATATCCAGGAGCTGGTGGTGGCCttctaaagttaaaaaaaagatcaactTCATTTCCAAGACGTTTCAACAGTTTTGGGAAGGGATG CATCCACAATCTGGTACAGTGAGTAAAAACATAGGTGGGCTCTCCCAGGGACGGGTCCAAATGTCTGCTACCATTGACAGGAATGTTTGCACTCCAG GTGAAACTTTATCTATTGTTGCCAAAATCTGCAACTCCTCTTCCAAGAACACGAGACCCAAAATCAAACttgaacaaaaaacagtgtACCGCAGCAAGTACAATACTGAGAAGTTACTTAAAAATCTATTCAAAGAGGCCGGGCGCACTATCAGTCCAAACTCAGAGCAAACTGTGTCCTGCCAGTTGAAGATTCCTGATGATACCATCTCCACTATCCTTAACTGTGAAATCATCTCTGTTGAATATTATGTTAAG GTTTCTTTGGACATTAGCTTTGCCTTTGACCCAGAGGTGGTGTTTCCACTGATCATCGTTCCTTCCAGATTTGCAGCCATTCAGCCTGGTGAGGCTGTGGGGCCTAACCCACCTGGGACAACCGAGACCACAAGCTGCAGTGATGTCTCTTCTCCTGTCTTGGACGCTGAATTAGATCCTAGACCCAAAGAGCCGGGTGCCTGTCACTACCCCTCCCCAGATCCCACTCAGCACATAATATAG
- the LOC134638244 gene encoding arrestin domain-containing protein 3-like, translating to MGTSLPKGVHTFKFRLKLPEGSMPSSFKGENGKIVYMFEAKISRILWWSSKVKREINFISKTFQQFWEGMHPQSGTVSKNIGGLSRGRVQMSATIERNVCTPGETLSIVAKICNSSSKNMRPKFKLEQNTVYRSKYHTKNSPIILFKEVGATIRQYSEQTVSCQLKIPDDAISTIHNCEIISVEYYVKVYLDISFAVDPEVVLSLVIVPSRFAAIQPGTPQDVTKRRDVTPRE from the exons ATGG GGACTTCACTTCCCAAAGGGGTCCACACTTTTAAATTCAGGCTCAAACTCCCAGAGGG GAGCATGCCTTCATCCTTCAAGGGGGAAAATGGAAAAATTGTGTACATGTTTGAAGCAAAGATATCCAGGATCTTGTGGTGGTCTTCTAAAGTTAAAAGAGAGATCAACTTCATTTCCAAGACATTTCAGCAGTTTTGGGAAGGGATG CATCCACAATCTGGTACAGTGAGTAAAAACATAGGTGGGCTCTCCCGGGGACGGGTCCAAATGTCTGCTACCATTGAGAGGAATGTTTGCACTCCAG GTGAAACTTTATCTATTGTTGCCAAAATCTGCAACTCCTCTTCAAAGAACATGAGGCCCAAATTCAAGCTTGAACAAAATACAGTGTACCGCAGCAAGTACCACACTAAGAACTCACCGATAATTCTGTTCAAAGAGGTCGGGGCCACTATCAGGCAATACTCAGAGCAAACTGTCTCCTGCCAGTTGAAGATTCCTGATGATGCCATCTCCACTATCCATAACTGTGAAATCATCTCAGTTGAATATTACGTAAAG GTGTATCTGGACATTAGCTTTGCCGTTGACCCAGAAGTGGTGCTTTCACTGGTCATCGTTCCTTCCAGATTTGCAGCCATTCAGCCTG gaacgccgcaggacgtgacaaaacgtcgggatgttacgcctcgggagtga
- the LOC134638245 gene encoding arrestin domain-containing protein 3-like, whose protein sequence is MSSMKDLNVTFETINEDGSYSEGDTIVGTVSFRLTKEVKVKSLSVKAKGDVKAEWTEGTGYFQITHTAKRRYFKVKEYLIAKNGKGTVLPKGVHTFRFGLKIPEGSMPSSFKGVYGKIVYMFEAKMSRSWWWPSKVKKKINFISKTFQQFWEVMHPQSGTVSKNIGGLSQGWVQMSATTDRNVCTPGETISVVAEICNSSSKNTRPKFKLEQKTVFRCNESTKKWVMNLFKEVGETISPNSERTVSCQLKIPDDTISTIHNCEIISVEYYIKVYLDISFAFDPEVVFPLVIVPSRYAAIQPGEAVGPNPPGTTVVTRYSNFASPAFHTGFGSEPTVSGHYPTPDATQHDNITSGSSNQWSHGATAQGISAPVFKAPSMQHPGPTLTTFLQGEQPPL, encoded by the exons ATGTCCTCGATGAAGGACTTAAACGTGACCTTTGAAACTATCAACGAAGACGGTAGTTATTCTGAAGGAGATACTATAGTGGGCACAGTTAGTTTCAGGCTGACAAAAGAGGTTAAAGTTAAGAGCCTTTCTGTAAAAGCCAAAGGAGACGTCAAGGCAGAATGGACAGAAGGAACAGGATATTTCCAGATTACCCACACTGCAAAAAGGAGATATTTTAAAGTGAAGGAGTACTTAATTGCAAAAAATGGTAAAG GCACTGTACTTCCCAAAGGAGTCCACACGTTTAGGTTCGGGCTCAAAATCCCAGAGGG GAGCATGCCTTCATCCTTCAAGGGGGTGTATGGAAAAATTGTGTACATGTTTGAAGCAAAGATGTCCAGGAGCTGGTGGTGGCCTTCTAAAGTTAAAAAGAAGATCAACTTCATATCCAAGACGTTTCAACAGTTTTGGGAAGTGATG CATCCACAATCTGGTACAGTGAGTAAAAACATAGGTGGGCTCTCCCAGGGATGGGTCCAAATGTCTGCTACCACTGACAGGAATGTTTGCACTCCAG GTGAAACTATATCTGTTGTTGCCGAAATCTGCAACTCCTCTTCCAAGAACACGAGGCCCAAATTCAAACTTGAACAAAAAACAGTATTTCGCTGCAATGAGTCTACTAAGAAGTGGGTGATGAATCTGTTCAAAGAGGTCGGGGAAACTATCAGTCCAAACTCAGAGCGAACTGTCTCCTGCCAGTTGAAGATTCCTGATGATACCATCTCCACTATCCATAACTGTGAAATCATCTCAGTTGAATATTACATAAAG GTGTATCTGGACATTAGCTTTGCCTTTGACCCAGAGGTGGTGTTTCCACTGGTCATCGTTCCTTCCAGATATGCAGCCATTCAGCCTGGTGAGGCTGTGGGGCCTAACCCACCTGGGACAACTGTGGTCACACGTTATAGCAACTTCGCTTCCCCTGCCTTCCACACTGGATTTGGCTCTGAGCCCACAGTGTCAGGTCACTACCCCACCCCAGATGCCACTCAGCATGATAATATAACAAGTGGCAGTTCTAACCAGTGGTCACACGGTGCTACTGCACAGGGGATTTCAGCTCCAGTTTTTAAAGCACCTTCAATGCAACATCCAGGTCCTACTCTGACTACTTTTCTACAGGGGGAACAACCTCCATTATAA